The following coding sequences lie in one Myxococcus xanthus genomic window:
- a CDS encoding expansin EXLX1 family cellulose-binding protein → MHPLRSKSRRFLLPVATAFVACGGCSDDPSGGGAPLGEEQQGIATFYDADGSGNCSYEPTGDLMVAAMNTPQYANSAACGQCVDITGPKGSVRVRIVDRCPECESGHLDLSRQAFARIAEMQQGRVNITWTPVSCDVAGNIEYHFKNGSNPWWTAIQVRNHRLPIQKLEWRRGTGGWQDVPRESYNYFVNLSGMGDGPFSVRVTAVDGQQLEDTLDRVLDNRSAEGSGQFR, encoded by the coding sequence ATGCACCCCCTTCGCTCGAAGTCCCGACGCTTCCTCCTCCCTGTCGCCACGGCGTTCGTCGCCTGTGGCGGTTGCAGTGACGACCCGTCTGGCGGCGGCGCGCCGCTGGGCGAGGAGCAACAGGGCATCGCCACCTTCTACGACGCCGACGGCTCCGGCAATTGCAGCTACGAGCCGACCGGCGACTTGATGGTGGCCGCCATGAACACGCCCCAGTACGCCAACAGCGCGGCCTGTGGGCAGTGCGTGGACATCACCGGGCCCAAGGGCTCGGTCCGCGTGCGCATCGTGGACCGCTGCCCGGAGTGCGAATCCGGCCACCTGGACCTGAGCCGGCAGGCCTTCGCCCGCATCGCGGAGATGCAGCAGGGCCGGGTCAACATCACCTGGACGCCGGTGTCCTGCGACGTGGCGGGGAACATCGAGTACCACTTCAAGAACGGCAGCAATCCCTGGTGGACCGCCATCCAGGTCCGCAACCACCGCCTGCCCATCCAGAAGCTGGAGTGGCGGCGCGGCACCGGCGGATGGCAGGACGTCCCGCGCGAGAGCTACAACTACTTTGTCAACTTGAGCGGCATGGGCGACGGCCCCTTCTCCGTGCGCGTCACCGCCGTGGACGGCCAGCAACTGGAAGACACGCTGGACAGAGTCCTCGACAACCGCAGTGCCGAGGGCTCTGGCCAGTTCCGCTAG
- a CDS encoding SPFH domain-containing protein, with protein sequence MDPITAVAAGIGGIILLGGILLTIVRLYRQVDQGKVLIVNTLKNEPVVTFTGAVVFPIINRAEVMDISLKTVEIDRRGKEGLICRDNIRGDIKVTFFVRVNKTREDVLKVAQTIGCARASDQETLENLFEAKFSEALKTVGKSFDFEELYTKREEIKDQVVNVIGRDLSGYMLEDCAIDFLEQTPVEMLDKDNILDAQGIRKITELTTKQNVFTNELRQDERMAVTKRNVEADEAIFALERQREEAAAKQKREIDSIQARETAEAERVKQEEYAKAQLARIKAEEEININEQNKSRQIEVAQKNRERVVGVETERVEKDRALEAINRERETELQRIAKEKALEGEKKLIADVVRARIAVEKTVAEEEERIKDLRVKAEATRRKDALLITAEAQAQEKLVKDIKAAEASNEVAKFTAKEKLTLAEAELEAADKTAKAKVRLAEGIQAEAAAEGLAEVRVKEADAQAQEKLGMVNVRVKEAEAGAIEKQGQAQANIVREKLLAEAAGEQEKGLAHARVLEAEASAIQKRGEAEAIATREKQLAEAAAIQEKLLAEARGLAEKAASMKLMDGVGREHEEFRLKLNKERDVELEAIRAKKDIAHAQAEVLAKAFANAKFNIVGGDGQFFERFVKAVSFGTAVDGALDHGEALKTALGGYLNGEKDLPADLKEILSKPGLSNDAQNLAVAALLHKMAASPVAATSAGLKALVEDVARPGTVDKQG encoded by the coding sequence ATGGACCCCATTACCGCGGTCGCTGCCGGCATCGGTGGCATCATCCTTCTCGGAGGCATCCTCCTCACCATCGTCCGGCTCTACCGGCAGGTGGACCAGGGCAAGGTGCTCATCGTCAACACGCTGAAGAACGAGCCGGTCGTCACCTTCACCGGCGCGGTGGTGTTCCCCATCATCAACCGGGCCGAGGTGATGGACATCTCCTTGAAGACGGTGGAAATCGACCGCCGTGGCAAGGAAGGCCTCATCTGCAGGGACAACATCCGGGGTGACATCAAGGTCACCTTCTTCGTCCGCGTGAACAAGACGCGCGAGGACGTGCTGAAGGTGGCGCAGACCATCGGCTGCGCGCGCGCCTCCGACCAGGAGACGCTGGAGAACCTCTTCGAGGCCAAGTTCTCCGAGGCCCTCAAGACGGTGGGCAAGAGCTTCGACTTCGAGGAGCTCTACACCAAGCGCGAGGAGATCAAGGACCAGGTCGTCAACGTCATCGGCCGTGACCTCAGCGGGTACATGCTGGAGGACTGCGCCATCGACTTCCTGGAGCAGACCCCGGTCGAGATGCTGGACAAGGACAACATCCTCGACGCGCAGGGCATCCGGAAGATCACCGAGCTGACGACGAAGCAGAACGTCTTCACCAACGAGCTGCGCCAGGACGAGCGCATGGCCGTCACCAAGCGCAACGTGGAGGCGGATGAGGCCATCTTCGCCCTCGAGCGTCAGCGTGAAGAGGCCGCCGCGAAGCAGAAGCGCGAGATCGACAGCATCCAGGCCCGCGAGACGGCCGAGGCCGAGCGCGTGAAGCAGGAGGAGTACGCCAAGGCCCAGCTGGCGCGCATCAAGGCCGAGGAAGAAATCAACATCAACGAGCAGAACAAGTCCCGGCAGATCGAGGTCGCGCAGAAGAACCGCGAGCGCGTGGTGGGCGTGGAGACCGAGCGCGTGGAGAAGGACCGCGCCCTGGAAGCCATCAACCGCGAGCGTGAGACGGAGCTGCAGCGCATCGCCAAGGAGAAGGCGCTCGAAGGCGAGAAGAAGCTCATCGCCGACGTGGTGCGCGCCCGCATCGCCGTGGAGAAGACGGTGGCGGAGGAGGAGGAGCGCATCAAGGACCTGCGCGTGAAGGCCGAGGCCACCCGCCGCAAGGACGCGCTGCTCATCACCGCCGAGGCGCAGGCGCAGGAGAAGCTGGTCAAGGACATCAAGGCGGCCGAGGCCTCCAACGAGGTGGCCAAGTTCACCGCCAAGGAGAAGCTGACGCTGGCCGAGGCCGAGCTGGAGGCCGCGGACAAGACGGCGAAGGCGAAGGTCCGTCTGGCCGAGGGCATCCAGGCCGAGGCCGCCGCCGAGGGTCTTGCCGAGGTCCGCGTGAAGGAGGCCGACGCGCAGGCGCAGGAGAAGCTTGGCATGGTCAACGTCCGCGTGAAGGAAGCGGAGGCGGGCGCCATCGAGAAGCAGGGCCAGGCGCAGGCGAACATCGTCCGCGAGAAGCTGCTGGCCGAGGCGGCGGGTGAGCAGGAGAAGGGGCTGGCCCACGCGCGCGTGCTGGAGGCGGAAGCCAGCGCCATCCAGAAGCGCGGCGAGGCGGAGGCCATTGCCACGCGCGAGAAGCAGCTGGCCGAGGCCGCTGCCATCCAGGAGAAGCTGCTGGCCGAGGCCCGCGGCCTGGCGGAGAAGGCCGCGTCCATGAAGCTGATGGATGGTGTCGGCCGCGAGCATGAGGAGTTCCGCCTCAAGCTCAACAAGGAGCGCGACGTGGAGCTGGAGGCCATCCGCGCGAAGAAGGACATCGCGCACGCGCAGGCCGAGGTGCTGGCCAAGGCGTTCGCCAACGCGAAGTTCAACATCGTCGGTGGCGACGGCCAGTTCTTCGAGCGCTTCGTCAAGGCGGTGTCGTTCGGCACCGCGGTGGACGGCGCGCTGGACCATGGCGAGGCGCTGAAGACGGCGCTGGGCGGCTACCTCAACGGCGAGAAGGACCTGCCGGCCGACCTGAAGGAGATTCTCTCCAAGCCGGGCCTGAGCAACGACGCGCAGAACCTGGCCGTGGCCGCGCTGCTGCACAAGATGGCGGCCAGCCCCGTCGCCGCGACCTCCGCCGGCCTCAAGGCGCTGGTGGAAGACGTGGCGCGGCCGGGCACGGTCGACAAGCAGGGCTGA
- a CDS encoding DNA repair ATPase, with protein sequence MATDGGKGAAPAGEAALEGGSYEVIRSRLLSQADVLGAKATDLNGRRKALFGGTELAVIGNERVRTEHNCVPCDIASVGKYLLFGYNVFIGLKRETSVSDVFSLHKFEKTADGYDFSTVPNSEAGGFLADPRFVKDFGELYKYYKDAKLLQIRKLDSRLLAIFQTGQSLRDIKVFRFSLDLEGRATYLDNQGERDHVFPPSHDFEWTVATRDNYVTGQHPHVNVLDQVFVETVKGDLTIKVEDNTSTGMGIYSEPVDDPDQSLDDAEFAWAQVGTLILLRVLPFREKAHRYLVFNSRTQHVVRIDAIGQACVRLPEDQGIVFPGGYYLQTGDFKVFDGAAASEGMEFKRAIRSPNGEDVLYIFHRRTDGCYVLFPYNLVRKEVQNPLVAHGMSLFSDGQLVIFRSASEEPTRVHPMQVWQTPFVSAEHAAAAPSAPGYLGKVGNAELVRGISDALTIQRVAKSEKPTRRTYEDLVSSATRALDAYYWLGHEETGLQEPVETLRRTAELIIDEFEKVVAMQKRATESLAVAEVEQETLLLRVQPENLTHAEAFMQALADLRKQRGHLITLKDIRYMDLGRVDVLETAVVEASDRVSTACVDFLQTGEALAPLASRLDELLAQLEPVQTSVELAPLGEDIDRTAHGLEVLGEVVGGLQVGDPLARARILEGISELFSRLNRVRASLAAKRKELSGREKRAEFGAQFKLLGQSIESSLSQADSPERCDEAMSRLTVQLEELEGRFGEFDEFLEQITQKREELLEAFGARKQSLVDERQRRAQSLFGAAERILQGVQRRAKSFKTDDELNGYFASDAMILKLRQLADQLMELQDSVRADEVLSRVKSAKQDALRALRDRQDLFADGDNVIKLGTHRFNVNTQPLDLTLLPRDGELYLQLTGTDYAQKVDDAELLKYRDLWDQHLASESPGVYRSEYLAGCLLADAEDGKRGQSLDALHEALISGTLLEKVRAYAADRFDEGYERGVHDSDAVSILEKLLGLHQGAGLLRFAPVPRAWAALYWAFDADEAARTVFQRRARSLARLRTTFASGGSLAEVGESLGARIAAFLTAHGLEHSPAEPLQAGRYLVEELGAEHPRFTTSGEAVALRDAFLHELDRHGTRSAFEDDLRGLEKDLGARLELARVWLDGYLAQREGGPGDSVHVALETAVLLLTGSKLDRETAGALTATEVSALLGNHSRIHDRKLPLRLDEFLARLGEFRQVRVPQYQAYRALLRDLLERERRKLRLEELTPKVLSSFVRNRLIDEVYLPLIGANLAKQLGAAGEGKRTDRMGMLLLMSPPGYGKTTLMEYVASRLGLTFVKVNGPALGHSVKSLDPAEAPNATSRQEVERINLSFEMGNNVMLYLDDIQHTDPELLQKFISLCDGQRRVEGVWNGRTRTYDLRGKKFCVVMAGNPYTETGERFRIPDMLANRADTYNLGDILDGKEHLFALSYIENALTSNTVTAPLATRDPADTHRLIRMAQGEEVQTGELKHGYAAAELQEIVAVFQRMFRAQSVLLKVNLQYIASAAQDERFRSEPAFKLQGSYRNMNKLTEKIVSAMTDDELERLIDDHYQGESQTLTTAAEQNLLKLAEMRGRLTPEKAKRWEDIKQGFARVKRMGGKDDDPVARVTGQLSGIEEQLGAVRDAVVQAANHVSASHARDEQPGPVVEVLPRLESLREAVLEVAKVGRESVKAAKATPAPVVAAPVAAGPDLTPYLKHLAHLLKALTERVAAQAERPPEPPAESAPTVRMAALAPSPDFGAYMEQLSRAITALAERPVNVSANVPAEALQRTALTGPSPAELSRQIELVEGVLLPLERASRRAIQGEGEGVMKSLQVWQNVTEALELLRSMLRR encoded by the coding sequence ATGGCAACTGACGGTGGCAAGGGCGCGGCGCCCGCGGGCGAGGCGGCGCTGGAAGGCGGCAGCTACGAGGTCATCCGTTCGCGGCTCCTGTCGCAGGCGGATGTGCTGGGCGCGAAGGCGACGGACCTCAACGGGCGGCGCAAGGCGCTCTTCGGTGGGACGGAGCTGGCCGTCATCGGCAACGAGCGGGTGCGCACCGAGCACAACTGCGTCCCGTGCGACATCGCCAGCGTCGGCAAGTACCTGCTCTTCGGCTACAACGTCTTCATCGGTCTGAAGCGGGAGACGTCGGTGTCCGACGTGTTCTCCCTGCACAAGTTCGAGAAGACGGCCGATGGGTACGACTTCTCCACCGTGCCCAACTCCGAGGCCGGCGGGTTCCTGGCGGACCCGCGCTTCGTGAAGGACTTCGGCGAACTCTACAAGTACTACAAGGACGCGAAGCTCCTTCAGATTCGCAAGCTGGACTCGCGCCTGCTGGCCATCTTCCAGACGGGCCAGTCGCTGCGCGACATCAAGGTCTTCCGCTTCAGCCTGGACCTGGAGGGCCGCGCCACCTACCTGGACAACCAGGGCGAGCGCGACCACGTCTTCCCGCCGTCGCACGACTTCGAGTGGACGGTGGCCACGCGGGACAACTACGTCACCGGCCAGCACCCGCACGTCAACGTGCTGGACCAGGTGTTCGTGGAGACGGTGAAGGGCGACCTCACCATCAAGGTGGAGGACAACACCTCCACCGGCATGGGCATCTACAGCGAGCCCGTGGACGACCCGGACCAGTCGCTGGACGACGCCGAGTTCGCCTGGGCCCAGGTGGGCACGCTCATCCTGCTGCGGGTGCTGCCGTTCCGGGAGAAGGCGCACCGCTACCTCGTCTTCAACTCGCGCACGCAGCACGTGGTGCGCATCGACGCCATTGGCCAGGCGTGCGTGCGGCTGCCGGAGGACCAGGGCATCGTCTTCCCGGGCGGCTATTACCTCCAGACAGGGGACTTCAAGGTCTTCGATGGCGCCGCGGCGTCGGAAGGCATGGAGTTCAAGCGCGCCATCCGCTCGCCCAACGGCGAGGACGTGCTCTACATCTTTCACCGGCGGACGGACGGCTGCTACGTCCTCTTCCCGTACAACCTGGTGCGCAAGGAGGTGCAGAACCCCCTTGTCGCGCACGGCATGAGCCTGTTCTCCGACGGGCAGCTCGTCATCTTCCGCTCCGCGTCGGAGGAGCCCACGCGCGTCCACCCGATGCAGGTGTGGCAGACCCCGTTCGTGTCCGCGGAGCACGCCGCGGCGGCGCCCTCGGCCCCGGGCTATCTGGGCAAGGTGGGCAACGCGGAGCTGGTGCGCGGCATCTCCGACGCGCTGACGATTCAGCGGGTCGCGAAGTCGGAGAAGCCCACGCGGCGCACGTATGAGGACCTGGTGTCCTCGGCCACCCGCGCGCTGGACGCGTACTACTGGCTGGGCCATGAGGAGACGGGCCTCCAGGAACCGGTCGAGACCCTGCGGCGCACCGCCGAGCTCATCATCGATGAGTTCGAGAAGGTGGTCGCGATGCAGAAGCGCGCCACCGAGTCGCTGGCGGTCGCGGAGGTGGAGCAGGAGACGCTGCTGCTGCGTGTCCAGCCGGAGAACCTCACGCACGCGGAAGCCTTCATGCAGGCGCTGGCGGACCTGCGCAAGCAGCGCGGGCACCTGATTACGTTGAAGGACATCCGCTACATGGACCTGGGACGCGTGGACGTCCTGGAGACCGCGGTGGTGGAGGCGTCCGACCGGGTCAGCACGGCCTGCGTGGATTTCCTCCAGACGGGCGAGGCGCTGGCGCCGCTGGCCTCGCGCCTGGATGAGCTGCTGGCGCAGTTGGAGCCGGTGCAGACTTCCGTGGAGCTGGCGCCCCTGGGCGAGGACATTGACCGGACGGCCCACGGCCTGGAGGTCCTGGGCGAGGTCGTTGGCGGTCTGCAGGTCGGTGACCCGCTGGCCCGCGCTCGCATCCTGGAGGGCATCTCCGAGCTGTTCAGTCGCCTCAACCGCGTGCGCGCCAGCCTCGCGGCCAAGCGCAAGGAGCTGTCCGGCCGGGAGAAGCGCGCGGAGTTCGGCGCGCAGTTCAAGCTGCTGGGGCAGAGCATCGAAAGCTCGCTGTCGCAGGCGGACAGCCCGGAGCGCTGCGACGAGGCGATGTCCCGCCTCACCGTGCAGTTGGAGGAACTGGAGGGCCGCTTCGGCGAGTTCGACGAGTTCCTGGAGCAGATCACCCAGAAGCGCGAGGAGCTGCTGGAGGCCTTCGGCGCGCGCAAGCAGTCGCTGGTGGACGAGCGGCAGCGCCGCGCGCAGAGCCTCTTCGGCGCCGCGGAGCGCATCCTCCAGGGCGTGCAGCGCCGGGCCAAGTCCTTCAAGACGGACGACGAGCTCAACGGCTACTTCGCCTCCGACGCGATGATCCTCAAGCTGCGCCAGCTGGCCGACCAGCTGATGGAGCTTCAGGACAGTGTCCGCGCGGACGAGGTCCTGTCGCGCGTGAAGTCCGCCAAGCAGGACGCGCTGCGCGCCCTGCGGGACCGGCAGGACCTGTTCGCGGACGGCGACAACGTCATCAAGCTGGGGACGCACCGCTTCAACGTCAACACGCAGCCGCTGGACCTGACGTTGCTGCCGCGCGACGGCGAGCTGTACCTCCAGCTCACCGGTACGGACTACGCGCAGAAGGTGGATGACGCGGAGCTGCTCAAGTACCGCGACCTCTGGGACCAGCACCTGGCCTCCGAGTCGCCGGGGGTCTACCGCTCCGAGTACCTGGCGGGCTGCCTGCTGGCGGACGCGGAGGACGGCAAGCGTGGCCAGTCGCTGGACGCGCTGCACGAGGCGCTCATCAGCGGCACGCTGCTGGAGAAGGTGCGCGCGTACGCGGCCGACCGCTTCGACGAGGGCTACGAGCGCGGCGTCCATGACTCGGACGCGGTCTCCATCCTGGAGAAGTTGCTGGGGTTGCACCAGGGCGCTGGGCTGTTGCGCTTCGCGCCGGTGCCGCGGGCCTGGGCGGCGCTGTACTGGGCGTTCGACGCGGACGAGGCGGCCCGTACCGTGTTCCAGCGGCGCGCGCGCAGCCTGGCTCGGCTGCGCACCACCTTCGCGTCCGGCGGAAGCCTGGCCGAGGTGGGCGAATCACTGGGCGCACGCATCGCCGCGTTCCTCACCGCGCACGGCCTGGAGCACTCGCCAGCCGAGCCGCTGCAAGCGGGCCGTTATCTCGTCGAGGAACTGGGCGCGGAGCACCCGCGCTTCACCACCAGTGGCGAGGCGGTGGCGCTGCGGGACGCGTTCCTGCATGAGCTCGACCGGCACGGGACGCGGTCCGCGTTCGAGGACGACCTGCGCGGTCTGGAGAAGGATCTGGGCGCCCGGTTGGAGCTCGCCCGGGTGTGGCTGGACGGCTACCTCGCGCAGCGCGAGGGCGGTCCGGGGGATTCCGTCCATGTGGCGCTGGAGACGGCGGTGTTGCTGCTCACTGGCTCCAAGCTGGACCGTGAGACGGCGGGCGCGCTGACGGCCACCGAGGTCTCCGCGCTGCTGGGCAACCATTCGCGCATCCACGACCGGAAGCTGCCGCTGCGCCTGGACGAGTTCCTGGCCCGCCTGGGCGAGTTCCGGCAGGTGCGGGTGCCGCAGTACCAGGCCTACCGCGCGCTGCTGAGGGACTTGCTGGAGCGCGAGCGCCGCAAGCTGCGCCTGGAGGAGCTGACGCCGAAGGTGCTGTCGTCCTTCGTGCGCAACCGGCTCATCGACGAGGTGTACCTGCCGCTCATCGGCGCCAACCTGGCGAAGCAGCTGGGCGCGGCGGGCGAGGGCAAGCGCACGGACCGCATGGGCATGCTGCTGCTCATGTCGCCTCCGGGCTACGGCAAGACGACGCTGATGGAGTACGTCGCCAGCCGCCTGGGACTCACCTTCGTGAAGGTGAATGGCCCGGCGTTGGGTCACTCCGTGAAGTCGCTGGACCCGGCCGAGGCGCCCAACGCCACGTCCCGGCAGGAGGTGGAGCGCATCAACCTGTCCTTCGAGATGGGCAACAACGTGATGCTCTACCTCGACGACATCCAGCACACGGACCCGGAGCTGCTCCAGAAGTTCATCTCCCTGTGCGACGGCCAGCGCCGCGTGGAAGGCGTGTGGAACGGCCGGACGCGCACCTATGACCTCCGCGGCAAGAAGTTCTGCGTGGTCATGGCCGGAAACCCGTACACGGAGACGGGCGAGCGCTTCCGCATCCCGGACATGCTCGCCAACCGCGCGGACACCTACAACCTGGGTGACATCCTCGACGGCAAGGAGCACCTGTTCGCGCTCAGCTACATCGAGAACGCGCTCACGTCGAACACGGTGACGGCGCCGCTGGCCACGCGCGACCCGGCGGACACGCACCGCCTCATTCGCATGGCGCAGGGCGAGGAGGTCCAGACGGGCGAGCTGAAGCACGGCTACGCGGCGGCGGAGCTCCAGGAAATCGTCGCCGTGTTCCAGCGCATGTTCCGGGCCCAGTCGGTGCTGCTGAAGGTGAACCTGCAGTACATCGCCTCGGCGGCGCAGGACGAGCGCTTCCGCTCCGAGCCCGCGTTCAAGTTGCAGGGCAGCTACCGCAACATGAACAAGCTGACGGAGAAGATTGTCTCCGCGATGACCGACGACGAGCTCGAGCGGCTCATCGACGACCACTACCAGGGCGAGTCCCAGACGCTGACGACGGCGGCGGAGCAGAACCTGCTCAAGCTGGCGGAGATGCGCGGGCGCCTGACGCCGGAGAAGGCGAAGCGCTGGGAGGACATCAAGCAGGGCTTCGCGCGCGTGAAGCGCATGGGCGGCAAGGACGACGACCCCGTGGCCCGCGTCACCGGTCAGCTCAGCGGCATCGAGGAGCAGCTGGGCGCGGTGCGGGACGCGGTGGTGCAGGCGGCCAACCACGTCTCCGCCAGCCATGCGCGTGACGAGCAGCCGGGGCCGGTGGTGGAGGTGCTGCCTCGCCTGGAGTCCCTGCGTGAGGCCGTGCTGGAGGTGGCGAAGGTGGGCCGCGAGTCCGTGAAGGCCGCGAAGGCCACCCCGGCGCCCGTGGTCGCCGCGCCCGTGGCCGCGGGGCCGGACCTGACGCCGTACCTCAAGCACCTGGCGCACCTGCTCAAGGCGCTGACGGAGCGGGTGGCGGCGCAGGCGGAGCGGCCGCCCGAGCCTCCGGCGGAGTCCGCGCCCACCGTGCGGATGGCGGCACTGGCGCCTTCGCCTGACTTCGGCGCGTACATGGAGCAGCTGTCCCGCGCCATCACCGCGCTGGCGGAGCGTCCCGTGAATGTGTCCGCCAACGTGCCCGCGGAGGCCCTGCAGCGCACCGCGCTGACCGGGCCTTCACCCGCCGAGCTGAGCCGTCAAATCGAGCTGGTGGAGGGCGTGCTGCTTCCGCTGGAGCGCGCCTCGCGCCGCGCAATCCAGGGCGAGGGCGAGGGCGTCATGAAGTCGCTCCAGGTCTGGCAGAACGTCACCGAGGCCCTGGAGCTGTTGCGCTCCATGCTGCGGCGCTGA